One window of the Silurus meridionalis isolate SWU-2019-XX chromosome 24, ASM1480568v1, whole genome shotgun sequence genome contains the following:
- the psmb9a gene encoding proteasome subunit beta type-9 — translation MLEESTSHPDWLNEEVKTGTTIIAVTFEGGVVVGSDSRVSAGESVVNRVMNKLSQLHDKIYCALSGSAADAQTIAEIVNYQLDVHSIELEEDPLVCSAATLVKNITYKYKEELSAHLIVAGWDRRSGGQVSDKLLT, via the exons atgctggaggAATCTACATCGCACCCAGACTGGTTGAATGAAGAAGTCAAAACAGGG actACAATCATAGCTGTTACGTTTGAAGGCGGAGTTGTCGTCGGTTCAGACTCACGTGTGTCTGCTGGG gaGTCAGTGGTAAATCGAGTTATGAACAAACTTTCTCAGCTCCATGATAAGATCTACTGTGCTCTGTCCGGGTCAGCAGCTGATGCCCAGACCATCGCTGAGATAGTGAACTATCAACTGGATGTGCACAG TATTGAACTGGAAGAAGATCCCCTGGTTTGCTCAGCTGCCACATTAGTGAAAAACATTACCTACAAGTATAAAGAGGAACTATCTGCACATCTGATTGTTGCAGGTTGGGACAGGAGGAGTGGAGGACAGGTTAGTGACAAACTACTGACTTGA
- the tap2a gene encoding LOW QUALITY PROTEIN: antigen peptide transporter 2a (The sequence of the model RefSeq protein was modified relative to this genomic sequence to represent the inferred CDS: inserted 1 base in 1 codon): MSKLLVCVLAVVTDLLVVYVLDLASTQLRSEERGLDGGDALLRQWTEAVLRCSLLCTIFYWSDVRGSLVKRWILAHCFLNPVYETGRLTVFGGWPLEKFAMWLVGSVSAALGCLFWETLFPESNGESSSKENKQKARVLFMRVIRLYKPDYLFLIGASVFLALAVLCEMFIPLYTGKLIDILQTEYSWNEFFSTIILMTFFSFGSSFSAGCRGGLFMCAIGRFNSRVKHQLFSCLLKQEIGFFETTKTGDITSRLSTDTNLMARAVALNVNVLLRTMIKTLGMLYLMCSLSWKLTVLMLLETPLTGLLQNIYDTHYQRLSKMVQDSIARANDAAGEAVSGIRTVKSFNALQSEKCRYDQRLMDTHNIKTRRGTVRAVYLLVRRLTELGVKVAMLYYGRLFVTYGQMTTGNLVSFVLYQTNLAQSIRTLIYIFGDMLNSVGAAGXVFEYLDRKPEVRTDGTLEPKDLKGHINFQNITFSYPTRPDRSVLEDFSLELKPGKMTALVGISGGGKSTCVSLLQRFYQPQHGQILLDEHPLQNYQHKYLHSKIVAVGQEPVLFSGTVHYNIAYGLPDCSLERIKEAARKANAHEFICQLPKGYDTDVGERGSLLGSSQRQRIAIARALIREPQVILLDEITSFLDPKSEQTVQQALANCPNQTLLVIAHRLKTIEKADQIIVIDQGVILEQGSHEELMRKEGHYYKLKEKLFTENNTNNSNGNNNNIN; this comes from the exons ATGTCCAAACTTCTGGTGTGTGTTCTTGCTGTGGTCACGGATTTGCTGGTGGTGTATGTGCTGGATTTGGCCAGCACACAGCTGAGAAGTGAAGAGAGGGGTTTAGATGGTGGAGATGCCTTGCTGAGGCAGTGGACTGAGGCTGTGCTGAGATGCTCACTGCTCTGCACAATCTTCTACTGGAGTGATGTTAGAGGGTCCCTGGTGAAGCGGTGGATTTTGGCTCACTGTTTTCTCAATCCTGTGTATGAAACAGGTCGTTTAACTGTGTTTGGTGGCTGGCCGCTGGAGAAGTTTGCTATGTGGCTGGTCGGCAGTGTGTCTGCTGCTTTGGGATGCCTGTTTTGGGAGACCCTCTTTCCAGAATCTAACGGGGAAAgcagcagcaaagaaaacaagcagaaaGCTCGAGTGCTCTTCATGAGAGTGATCCGCCTCTACAAACCTGACTATCTGTTCTTAATCGGAGCATCTGTATTTCTAGCCTTAGCTGTCCTCT GTGAGATGTTTATCCCACTATACACAGGAAAGCTGATTGATATCCTGCAGACTGAATACAGCTGGAATGAATTTTTTTCAACAATtatattaatgacatttttctcttttgggAG TTCTTTCAGTGCAGGTTGTCGTGGAGGCCTGTTCATGTGTGCAATTGGCAGATTTAACTCCAGAGTGAAGCATCAACTCTTCAGCTGTTTGCTTAAACAGGAAATTGGCTTCTTTGAGACTACAAAAACAG GTGACATCACATCCAGATTGTCCACAGACACCAATCTTATGGCACGAGCTGTTGCACTAAATGTGAACGTCCTTCTTCGGACCATGATTAAGACCCTGGGGATGCTGTACCTGATGTGTAGTCTCTCCTGGAAGCTCACTGTATTAATGCTGTTAGAGACACCTTTGACTGGACTGCTACAGAATATCTACGACACACACTACCAG AGACTCTCAAAGATGGTGCAGGACTCCATCGCAAGAGCAAATGATGCTGCAGGAGAAGCTGTCTCAGGCATTAGGACAGTAAAGAGCTTTAACGCACTGCAGAGTGAGAAGTGTCGCTATGATCAGCGGCTGATGGACACACATAATATAAAGACTCGTCGGGGCACAGTCAGAGCAGTGTACCTGCTGGTTAGAAGG ctTACAGAGTTGGGTGTGAAGGTGGCTATGTTATACTACGGTCGCCTGTTTGTGACTTATGGACAGATGACAACAGGAAATCTGGTCTCATTTGTCCTCTACCAGACAAATCTTGCGCAAAGCATTAGG ACTTTGATTTACATATTTGGAGACATGCTGAACTCTGTGGGTGCTGCTG AGGTGTTTGAGTACCTGGACCGCAAGCCTGAAGTGAGGACTGATGGGACCCTGGAGCCAAAGGATTTGAAGGGACACATCAACTTCCAGAACATCACCTTCTCTTATCCAACACGTCCTGACCGCAGTGTGCTGGAG GACTTCAGTTTGGAGCTGAAACCTGGTAAAATGACTGCTCTGGTGGGAATTTCTGGTGGTGGGAAAAGCACTTGCGTCAGTCTGCTGCAGAGGTTTTACCAGCCACAGCATGGACAGATACTGCTAGATGAACATCCTCTGCAGAACTACCAACACAAATACCTGCACAGCAAG ATTGTAGCAGTGGGCCAGGAGCCTGTTCTCTTCTCAGGTACCGTACATTACAATATTGCTTACGGACTGCCAGACTGTTCACTAGAGAGAATAAAGGAGGCAGCACGCAAAGCTAATGCACATGAATTCATCTGTCAGTTACCGAAAGGTTATGACACAG ACGTAGGTGAACGAGGAAGTCTTCTTGGTAGCAGTCAGAGGCAGCGCATCGCTATTGCCAGAGCTCTAATCAGAGAGCCACAGGTTATATTACTGGATGAGATCACAAGCTTTCTGGATCCTAAGAGTGAACAAAcg GTTCAACAAGCCCTGGCCAACTGCCCCAACCAGACCTTACTGGTGATTGCACACAGGCTGAAGACCATTGAGAAGGCGGATCAGATTATTGTGATTGACCAGGGGGTTATTTTGGAGCAAGGCAGTCATGAGGAACTCATGAGGAAGGAAGGACATTACtacaaactgaaagaaaaactctTTACTGAAAATAACACCAACAACAGTAATGGcaacaataacaacataaaTTGA
- the LOC124378279 gene encoding CCN family member 1-like produces MSLCQLKFAIMKILTYVALLTFASACMVNASCPGVCECPAMPPMCPAGVSLVFDGCGCCKVCAAQLNQDCNTYKPCDHHKGLECNYGNDVMLGAGICRAKLEGRSCEYNSRMYQNGESFRMGCKHQCTCIDGAMGCGPLCTTSLPLSSPSCPYPRLVRVPGQCCFSVDCHKGAITPLIPQWKTKQQANDPLDKNVNVLGNELWERRTEWEDEQGYKHLPNPWAIGRTRCVVQTTDWSPCSSSCGMGMSSRVTNDNAQCKLERETRLCNIRPCSPLAAVPKRGKKCTRMQKSREPVHLSYSGCRSVQAYKSNYCGMCSDGRCCVPRRTRTASVPFQCPGGGRFDKAVMLILSCKCGQNCGHLNEAAMPPQKWLYGDTHKFID; encoded by the exons ATGTCATTGTGTCAACTTAAATTTGCAATAATGAAGATATTGACCTATGTGGCTCTTTTAACATTTGCATCAGCGTGCATG GTTAATGCCAGCTGCCCGGGTGTGTGTGAATGCCCTGCTATGCCGCCGATGTGTCCTGCTGGCGTCAGTCTGGTGTTTGATGGTTGCGGGTGCTGTAAAGTGTGTGCCGCCCAACTCAACCAGGACTGTAATACTTACAAACCCTGTGACCACCATAAGGGCTTGGAATGTAACTATGGCAATGATGTGATGTTGGGAGCAGGAATATGTCGAG cCAAACTGGAAGGTCGCAGCTGTGAATACAATAGCCGAATGTACCAGAATGGTGAGAGTTTTCGTATGGGCTGCAAACACCAATGTACCTGCATAGATGGAGCGATGGGTTGTGGTCCTCTTTGTACAACGAGCCTGCCCCTGTCATCACCCTCCTGTCCCTATCCTCGACTTGTGCGGGTGCCCGGCCAATGCTGCTTTAGCGTGGACTGCCACAAAGGGGCAATAACACCGCTGATACCCCAGTGGAAAACAAAGCAGCAGGCTAATGATCCTCTTGACAAGAACGTGAATGTCCTGGGCAATGAGTTGTGGGAGAGGAGGACTGAATGGGAAGATGAACAAGGATATAAACACTTACCAA ACCCATGGGCCATTGGTCGAACACGATGTGTGGTCCAGACAACTGATTGGTCTCCATGTTCAAGTAGTTGTGGCATGGGGATGTCTTCACGAGTAACCAACGACAACGCTCAGTGCAAGCTGGAGAGAGAAACTCGTCTATGCAACATACGACCCTGCAGCCCACTGGCTGCTGTTCCCAAG agaggaaaaaagtgtaCGCGGATGCAGAAGTCACGGGAACCTGTTCACCTGTCCTACTCAGGCTGCCGTAGCGTTCAAGCTTACAAGTCAAACTACTGTGGCATGTGCTCTGATGGTCGGTGCTGTGTGCCACGACGCACTCGTACCGCCTCAGTCCCTTTTCAGTGCCCTGGTGGAGGGCGTTTCGACAAAGCAGTCATGCTCATCCTGTCCTGCAAGTGTGGACAAAACTGTGGGCATCTGAACGAAGCAGCCATGCCACCTCAGAAGTGGCTTTATGGAGACACACACAAGTTCATTGACTAA
- the ddx39aa gene encoding DEAD (Asp-Glu-Ala-Asp) box polypeptide 39Aa has protein sequence MAENDVDNELLDYEEDEEPQGAPESAVAPGKKEVKGSYVSIHSSGFRDFLLKPELLRAIVDCGFEHPSEVQHECIPQAILGMDILCQAKSGMGKTAVFVLATLQQIEPVDGQVSVLVMCHTRELAFQISKEYERFSKYMSTVKCSVFFGGLPIKKDEDVLKKSCPHIVVGTPGRILALIRNKTLNLKNIKHFVLDECDKMLEQLDMRRDVQDIFRLTPHEKQCMMFSATLSKEIRPVCRKFMQDPMEVFVDDETKLTLHGLQQYYCKLKDSEKNRKLFDLLDVLEFNQVVIFVKSVARCVALSQLLVEQNFPAIAIHRGMVQEERLSRYQQFKDFQRRILVATNLFGRGMDIERVNIVFNYDMPEDSDTYLHRVARAGRFGTKGLAVTFVSDEADAKILNDVQDRFEVNVAELPEEIDISSYIEQSR, from the exons ATGGCCGAGAACGATGTTGACAATGAGCTGCTCGATTACGAAGAGGACGAGGAGCCACAGGGAGCTCCTGAGAGTGCAGTTGCTCCAGGAAAGAAGGAGGTGAAGGGTTCCTACGTCTCCATCCACAGCTCCGGCTTCCGAGACTTCCTGCTCAAACCTGAGCTTCTCCGTGCGATCGTAGACTGCGGTTTTGAGCATCCATCTGAAG TTCAACATGAATGCATCCCGCAAGCCATTTTGGGCATGGACATCCTTTGCCAGGCGAAGTCCGGTATGGGGAAGACTGCGGTGTTTGTGCTCGCCACACTACAACAAATTGAGCCCGTGGATGGACAG GTCTCTGTGCTGGTTATGTGCCACACTCGTGAGCTCGCCTTCCAGATCAGCAAAGAGTACGAGCGTTTCTCCAAATACATGTCCACCGTGAAGTGCTCAGTGTTCTTCGGAGGTCTGCCAATCAAGAAGGACGAAGACGTGCTGAAGAAAAGTTGCCCTCACATCGTAGTGGGCACACCTGGCCGAATCCTTGCCCTCATTCGCAACAAGACCCTCAACCTCAAAAACATCAAGCATTTCGTTCTGGATGAGTGCGACAAGATGCTCGAGCAGCTTG ACATGCGACGGGATGTGCAGGATATCTTTAGGCTGACACCCCATGAGAAGCAGTGCATGATGTTCAGCGCTACACTCAGCAAAGAGATCCGGCCTGTCTGTCGCAAGTTCATGCAAGAT CCTATGGAGGTGTTTGTGGATGATGAGACTAAGCTTACTCTGCACGGCCTGCAGCAGTATTACTGCAAACTGAAGGACAGCGAAAAAAACCGCAAACTCTTCGACCTGCTGGATGTCCTAGAGTTCAACCAG gtggtTATATTTGTGAAGTCAGTAGCACGCTGCGTGGCGCTCTCTCAGCTGCTGGTGGAGCAGAACTTCCCTGCTATTGCCATTCACAGAGGCATGGTTCAGGAGGAGAG GTTGTCACGGTATCAGCAGTTCAAGGATTTCCAGAGGAGGATCCTGGTGGCGACTAACCTGTTTGGCAGGGGGATGGATATTGAGCGTGTCAACATAGTTTTCAACTACGACATGCCCGAAGACTCGGACACTTACCTACACAGG GTGGCCCGTGCTGGTCGATTTGGGACCAAGGGTTTGGCAGTCACCTTTGTATCAGATGAGGCAGACGCCAAGATCCTTAATGATGTCCAGGACCGTTTTGAAGTGAACGTGGCCGAACTGCCAGAGGAAATcgacatttcttcataca TTGAGCAGTCCAGATGA